The Canis aureus isolate CA01 chromosome 6, VMU_Caureus_v.1.0, whole genome shotgun sequence genome contains the following window.
CCATTCAATATTTTATGCTGTGAATAAGATTtctgttttgtgttcttttggggttttttttgaaaATGGGACAGCAGCCTACATCCACAGCAGTAATGCCTAGCCGGCAAAGTCAAGTGGCAAGATTAGTTCTGTAGATGTTGGTAATGGTGGTGTCCACTAAACATTGcaagatgagggcagcccaggtggctcagtggtttagcgccgccttcagcccagggtgtgatcctagagacccaggatcgagtcccacgtcaggctccctgcatggagcctgcttctccctctgcctgtgtctctgcctctctctctccctctctgtgtctctcatgaataaaaaaataaataagtaaaaaataaacattgcaagatgaagaaaaaagtaaatacattttttggtCTTAATTTTCTCCTGGGCACTTACAGGCTTAGCCTGGGAAGATTCTCTCATGATACTTAAAAAACAGGGTCCATGGAGCGCCTGCGTgggttagtcagttaagcatctgccttcacctcaggtcatgatcccagggtcctgggatggagccctatgtcaggctccctgctctgtggcgAGCCTGtgtcccctctccttctgcctgctgttctgcctgcttgtgctctcccactgtcaaataaataaataaaatctaaaaacaaaaaactaactgAGTCCAATACTGGAAGTATAAACCAGATTTCACAAAATCAGGGAGGCAAAAAATAACCCCAGGGACTCGAGGAACTAGAGTGAAGGAAACCCTGCTTGCTTTACTGCATTGAATTTGACCCATAATGCTTTCTGACACCTCTGCTTCGATTCTTAATAGGGACTATGAAAAATGTTCTCTAATGAAGCATAAATGCTAGGGGCATCAATGGCAAATAGATCAGTGTAGATAGATGGTAGCTTCatggatagatacatagataaaggCAGATACACGTTACAGGTTAAAACTTCCTAAATCTACTAAGCCAATCATCATTTACTTCTCAAAAGAGATACTATCCAAAACTTTCTTCATTTTACTAGTATTTCCCTTCTTTAACAAATCTTAGGATAATGCATCCTGTACATTTACTATTTGGGTGTATAAAACAGGACTTACAATAAACTTTGATTAATGCATCTTTGTAATGGTAGCATGGCTTAAAATCTATCTGAGATGATGTTAGCACACCtacattaaaaagttttaatgtctcagggcatctgggtggctcagtccattaagcatccaactcttggtttcggctcaggtcatgatctcagggtggtaggattgaaccctgtgtctggtctacactcagcatagagtctgcttgagtttctctctctctccctctacccctctccactggtgcattttctctctctctctctctctctctctctctccctttcactctctctctctctgtctctcaaatgaatgaatcattaaaaaaaaagttttaatgtcTCAAAACAATGTGTTCACTATCCACTGCCTTTGTGATTTTGTAGACACTGGTTATGTCAGGCCTCTAGCACATATCCTGCCTTTCCCAACTGAAGAGTCAGTCCTAAGGAAAGTGCCAGAGTCTGGAGACTTTCCTTTAGAATTCATGTAGGGAAAGCACAGCTGACAAAGTTCAAAAGGTCGTGATCTTGAATGACCGTGCTTTTTGGGGACACATTCTTCCAGGAGACTCAAGGTTCCTTTTGAGACTGTCCATTAGTTTTGTCAAGAGAGCAATCAGTGCCTAACCCAGGCTTTGGGGTGTCTCAGAGTGCTAACTCCCAAACCCCGAGCTGCTCCTAGAGTCAGAAGGATCGGaggtcttttgtgtttctttcctgcttcatttcttcttctctgtgtccATGAACAGCTGCCATGGCCCCACACATTCTTCAGACGTCCCCCTCAGTTCCCCAGCTCGCGCTATGTTTCCTTGCTGCGGTGGTTCTCAAGGAGCTACTTGTTTTAGCACAGAGATGCGTATCTTCCGGGTAAAGTGCAAACAGAAATGGACTTTAGTAGGAGGAAGCAAGGGAAAGACGTGagttggaggggaaggggggacaGAAATCAGAGGCAGCTTGAGTTAGGTGAAGGGACCAGGGAGTCAGAAAGTCTCCTGGGCTCTGCCACCATGAGCAGGACTCGCTATTGTACAAGTTTCAGCTTTTCCATGCCTACAATTAAGCACTGAGCTAAGTGACCTGCAGGGCCTGATCTCTCTCTAAACAGCTCTTATTCCAACATTGCATTCAAGCAAAATAGGTAAAAGTTCCTGTTGCTTGAGTGGGGGGAGGTAGGAAGGAGCAATGAAGACAGCAACTAAAGCATCCTTAATAATATTCCAAATCAGTACAACATATTTTTGCTTGTGCAAATGAGAAAAGTTCTAAAAGCATTCTGGAATTAAAGGTGGCTGTTTCCAACTTTCAAATAATTAAGCCttttgacattgaattttaaagaGCTCTAACATGctcatctttgtttctctctctctctctccctctctccttctccactcaccgccctccccccaccccaggcttacGAGCGGCCACAGAAACATTCAAATCTCCACTATGACCCAGGCCTCCCACAGGACGTCACCAGTGACACCTTAAAACCAAAGCACCAGCAAAAAAGCAGCAGCCAGAACCACATGGACTGGTCCACCAACTCTGACAGTGGACCTGCCACTCAGAATTGTTTCATCAGTCCGGAGTCTGGCAGAGAAACTGCAAGCACCAGCAAGATCCCTGCTCTTGAGCCCATGGCTTCCTTTGCAAAGGCCCAGGGTAAGAAAGGCAGTGCAGGGAGCACATGGAGTCAGTTGTCCAACAGCAGCAAAGATCTGCTCTTGGGAGGTGTGGTCCCATCCCCGGGCAGCCACAGCTCACCAGCTGCACCTAGCAGCTCTGCAGAGTGCAACGGGCTTCAACCTTTGGTAGATCAAGATGGAGGAGTTGCAAAGGAGCCCCCAGAACCACCTACTCTAGGCAGCAAGAAAAAGTCCAGTAAAAAAGATGTGATAAGTCAGACCATATCAAATCCAGACCTGGACTGGGTCAAGAATGctcagaaagcatttgacaatacagaagggaaaagggaaggctACCCCGCAGATAACGCCCAAGAGGCATCACCAGCCAGGCAGGGTGTGAGTTCTATCAGTAATCCCGAAAATGACTCGAGTCATGTCCGGATTACTATCCCTATCAAAGCACCCTGTCTAGATCCAACCAGCCataagaggaaaaagagacagtCCATCAAAGCAGTGGTGGAAAAGATCATGCCAGAGAAAGCCCTGGCTTCTGGAATCACTATGAGCAGTGAAGTGGTTAACAGGATACTTTCCAACACTGAGGGAAACAAGAAAGATCCCCGTGTCCCTAAATTGAGTAAAATGATGGAGAGCGAGTCCCCCTCAGTTGGCCTTGAAACAGGCGGAAATGCCGAGAAAGTCATTCCTGGAGGTGTGTCTAAGCAGAGGAAGCCACCCATGATCATGACGCCTCCGACATGCACGGATCACTCTCCCTCGAGAAAGCTGCCGGAAATCCAGCATCCCAAATTTGCCGCAAAACGGAGGTGGACATGCAGCAAACCAAAGCCCACCAGTATGCTTCGGGAGGCAGTCATGGCCACCTCTGATAAACTGATGGTGGAACCGCCGTCTGCctaccccatcaccccatccaGCCCTCTGTACACCAACACAGACAGTCTTACTGTGATCACACCGGTCAAGAAGAAGCGGGGGCGGCCAAAGAAGCAGCCCCTGCTCACGGTTGAGACGATTCACGAGGGGACCTCCACCAGTCCTGTCAGCCCCATCAGCCGGGAGTTCCCTGGCacgaagaaaagaaagaggcGACGCAGCCTAGCCAAGTTGGCCCAACTAGTGCCAGGAGAGGACAAGCCTATGAGCGAGATGAAATTTCACAAAAAAGTTGGAAAGCTTGGGGTGTTGGATAAGAAGACCATCAAAACCATCAATAAGATGAAAACACTCAAGAGGAAAAATATCTTGAACCAGATCTTGTCCTGCTCCAGCAGCATTGCCCTGAAGGCTAAAGCTCCCCCTGAGACCAGCCCTGGGGCAGCGGCAATTGAGAGCAAGTTGGGCAAGCAGATTAATGTCAGCAAGAGGGGAACCATCTACATTGGCAAGAAGCGGGGTAGGAAGCCGAGAGCAGAGCTGCCACCCCCGTCCGAGGAACCCAAAACAGCCATCAAGCACCCCAGGCCTGTCCCTGGCCAGCCGGATGTCCCAGCCGTGCCTTCCAACTTTCAGTCTCTCGTGGCATCTTCACCAGCAGCCATGCACCCACTTGCCACACAGTTAGGTGGGTCCAATGGCAACCTGAGCCCCGCCAGCACTGAAACCAACTTTTCCGAGTTGAAAACTATGCCAAATCTCCAGCCCATCAGTGCTCTTCCAACCAAAACCCAGAAGGGAATCCATGGTGGAGCCTGGAAGCTGTCTCCGCCCAGGCTGATGGCCAACTCACCCTCCCACCTTTGCGAGATTGGGTCACTCAAGGAAATCACGCTGTCCCCTGTGAGTGAGTCACACAGCGAGGAGACGATCCCGAGTGACAGCGGCATCGGGACAGACAACAACAGCACGTCTGACCAAGCGGAGAAGAGTTCAGAATCCCGACGGAGGTACTCT
Protein-coding sequences here:
- the SETBP1 gene encoding SET-binding protein isoform X5; this translates as MESREILSSSRQRGDESEFLPVSSAKPPTAPGCAGEPLLSAPGTGKGIPVGGERMEPEEEDELGSGRDVDSNSNADSEKWVAGDGLEEQEFSIKEANFTEGSLKLKIQTTKRAKKPPKNLENYICPPEIKITIKQSGDQKVSRAGKNSKATKEEERSHSKKKLLSASDLAASDLKGFQPQAYERPQKHSNLHYDPGLPQDVTSDTLKPKHQQKSSSQNHMDWSTNSDSGPATQNCFISPESGRETASTSKIPALEPMASFAKAQGKKGSAGSTWSQLSNSSKDLLLGGVVPSPGSHSSPAAPSSSAECNGLQPLVDQDGGVAKEPPEPPTLGSKKKSSKKDVISQTISNPDLDWVKNAQKAFDNTEGKREGYPADNAQEASPARQGVSSISNPENDSSHVRITIPIKAPCLDPTSHKRKKRQSIKAVVEKIMPEKALASGITMSSEVVNRILSNTEGNKKDPRVPKLSKMMESESPSVGLETGGNAEKVIPGGVSKQRKPPMIMTPPTCTDHSPSRKLPEIQHPKFAAKRRWTCSKPKPTSMLREAVMATSDKLMVEPPSAYPITPSSPLYTNTDSLTVITPVKKKRGRPKKQPLLTVETIHEGTSTSPVSPISREFPGTKKRKRRRSLAKLAQLVPGEDKPMSEMKFHKKVGKLGVLDKKTIKTINKMKTLKRKNILNQILSCSSSIALKAKAPPETSPGAAAIESKLGKQINVSKRGTIYIGKKRGRKPRAELPPPSEEPKTAIKHPRPVPGQPDVPAVPSNFQSLVASSPAAMHPLATQLGGSNGNLSPASTETNFSELKTMPNLQPISALPTKTQKGIHGGAWKLSPPRLMANSPSHLCEIGSLKEITLSPVSESHSEETIPSDSGIGTDNNSTSDQAEKSSESRRRYSFDFCSLDNPETLPSDTSTKTRHGHRQKHLMVDNFLAHESLKKPKHKRKRKSLQNRDDLQFLADLEELITKFQVFRISHRSYTFYHENPYPSIFRINFDHYYPVPYIQYDPLLYLRRTSDLKSKKKRGRPAKTNDTMTKVPFLQGFSYPIPSGSYYAPYGMPYTSMPMMNLGYYSQYPAPLYLSHTLGAASPFMRPTVPPPQFHTSSHVKMSGTAKHKAKHGVHLQGPVAMGLGDIQPSLNPPKAGSTSLSGGRLHKRKHKHKHKHKEDRILGTHDNLSGLFAGKATGFSSHILSERLSSADKELPLVSEKNKHKEKQKHQHSEAGHKASKNNFEVDTLSTLSLSDAQHWTQAKDKGDLSSEPADSCTKRYSGSGGDGGSTRPESLDVFSDMNPSNDKWDSDMSGSKRRSYEGFGTYREKDIQAFKMNRKERSSYDSSLSPGETVVRKVLIRPDSLRF
- the SETBP1 gene encoding SET-binding protein isoform X4, yielding MESREILSSSRQRGDESEFLPVSSAKPPTAPGCAGEPLLSAPGTGKGIPVGGERMEPEEEDELGSGRDVDSNSNADSEKWVAGDGLEEQEFSIKEANFTEGSLKLKIQTTKRAKKPPKNLENYICPPEIKITIKQSGDQKVSRAGKNSKATKEEERSHSKKKLLSASDLAASDLKGFQPQAYERPQKHSNLHYDPGLPQDVTSDTLKPKHQQKSSSQNHMDWSTNSDSGPATQNCFISPESGRETASTSKIPALEPMASFAKAQGKKGSAGSTWSQLSNSSKDLLLGGVVPSPGSHSSPAAPSSSAECNGLQPLVDQDGGVAKEPPEPPTLGSKKKSSKKDVISQTISNPDLDWVKNAQKAFDNTEGKREGYPADNAQEASPARQGVSSISNPENDSSHVRITIPIKAPCLDPTSHKRKKRQSIKAVVEKIMPEKALASGITMSSEVVNRILSNTEGNKKDPRVPKLSKMMESESPSVGLETGGNAEKVIPGGVSKQRKPPMIMTPPTCTDHSPSRKLPEIQHPKFAAKRRWTCSKPKPTSMLREAVMATSDKLMVEPPSAYPITPSSPLYTNTDSLTVITPVKKKRGRPKKQPLLTVETIHEGTSTSPVSPISREFPGTKKRKRRRSLAKLAQLVPGEDKPMSEMKFHKKVGKLGVLDKKTIKTINKMKTLKRKNILNQILSCSSSIALKAKAPPETSPGAAAIESKLGKQINVSKRGTIYIGKKRGRKPRAELPPPSEEPKTAIKHPRPVPGQPDVPAVPSNFQSLVASSPAAMHPLATQLGGSNGNLSPASTETNFSELKTMPNLQPISALPTKTQKGIHGGAWKLSPPRLMANSPSHLCEIGSLKEITLSPVSESHSEETIPSDSGIGTDNNSTSDQAEKSSESRRRYSFDFCSLDNPETLPSDTSTKTRHGHRQKHLMVDNFLAHESLKKPKHKRKRKSLQNRDDLQFLADLEELITKFQVFRISHRSYTFYHENPYPSIFRINFDHYYPVPYIQYDPLLYLRRTSDLKSKKKRGRPAKTNDTMTKVPFLQGFSYPIPSGSYYAPYGMPYTSMPMMNLGYYSQYPAPLYLSHTLGAASPFMRPTVPPPQFHTSSHVKMSGTAKHKAKHGVHLQGPVAMGLGDIQPSLNPPKAGSTSLSGGRLHKRKHKHKHKHKEDRILGTHDNLSGLFAGKATGFSSHILSERLSSADKELPLVSEKNKHKEKQKHQHSEAGHKASKNNFEVDTLSTLSLSDAQHWTQAKDKGDLSSEPADSCTKRYSGSGGDGGSTRPESLDVFSDMNPSNDKWDSDMSGSKRRSYEGFGTYREKDIQAFKMNRKERSSYDSSLSPGAILRPSSHLMVQFASWKETSETRLKNANKIPRMSKLDGSDT
- the SETBP1 gene encoding SET-binding protein isoform X6; translated protein: MESREILSSSRQRGDESEFLPVSSAKPPTAPGCAGEPLLSAPGTGKGIPVGGERMEPEEEDELGSGRDVDSNSNADSEKWVAGDGLEEQEFSIKEANFTEGSLKLKIQTTKRAKKPPKNLENYICPPEIKITIKQSGDQKVSRAGKNSKATKEEERSHSKKKLLSASDLAASDLKGFQPQAYERPQKHSNLHYDPGLPQDVTSDTLKPKHQQKSSSQNHMDWSTNSDSGPATQNCFISPESGRETASTSKIPALEPMASFAKAQGKKGSAGSTWSQLSNSSKDLLLGGVVPSPGSHSSPAAPSSSAECNGLQPLVDQDGGVAKEPPEPPTLGSKKKSSKKDVISQTISNPDLDWVKNAQKAFDNTEGKREGYPADNAQEASPARQGVSSISNPENDSSHVRITIPIKAPCLDPTSHKRKKRQSIKAVVEKIMPEKALASGITMSSEVVNRILSNTEGNKKDPRVPKLSKMMESESPSVGLETGGNAEKVIPGGVSKQRKPPMIMTPPTCTDHSPSRKLPEIQHPKFAAKRRWTCSKPKPTSMLREAVMATSDKLMVEPPSAYPITPSSPLYTNTDSLTVITPVKKKRGRPKKQPLLTVETIHEGTSTSPVSPISREFPGTKKRKRRRSLAKLAQLVPGEDKPMSEMKFHKKVGKLGVLDKKTIKTINKMKTLKRKNILNQILSCSSSIALKAKAPPETSPGAAAIESKLGKQINVSKRGTIYIGKKRGRKPRAELPPPSEEPKTAIKHPRPVPGQPDVPAVPSNFQSLVASSPAAMHPLATQLGGSNGNLSPASTETNFSELKTMPNLQPISALPTKTQKGIHGGAWKLSPPRLMANSPSHLCEIGSLKEITLSPVSESHSEETIPSDSGIGTDNNSTSDQAEKSSESRRRYSFDFCSLDNPETLPSDTSTKTRHGHRQKHLMVDNFLAHESLKKPKHKRKRKSLQNRDDLQFLADLEELITKFQVFRISHRSYTFYHENPYPSIFRINFDHYYPVPYIQYDPLLYLRRTSDLKSKKKRGRPAKTNDTMTKVPFLQGFSYPIPSGSYYAPYGMPYTSMPMMNLGYYSQYPAPLYLSHTLGAASPFMRPTVPPPQFHTSSHVKMSGTAKHKAKHGVHLQGPVAMGLGDIQPSLNPPKAGSTSLSGGRLHKRKHKHKHKHKEDRILGTHDNLSGLFAGKATGFSSHILSERLSSADKELPLVSEKNKHKEKQKHQHSEAGHKASKNNFEVDTLSTLSLSDAQHWTQAKDKGDLSSEPADSCTKRYSGSGGDGGSTRPESLDVFSDMNPSNDKWDSDMSGSKRRSYEGFGTYREKDIQAFKMNRKERSSYDSSLSPVW
- the SETBP1 gene encoding SET-binding protein isoform X2 yields the protein MAYERPQKHSNLHYDPGLPQDVTSDTLKPKHQQKSSSQNHMDWSTNSDSGPATQNCFISPESGRETASTSKIPALEPMASFAKAQGKKGSAGSTWSQLSNSSKDLLLGGVVPSPGSHSSPAAPSSSAECNGLQPLVDQDGGVAKEPPEPPTLGSKKKSSKKDVISQTISNPDLDWVKNAQKAFDNTEGKREGYPADNAQEASPARQGVSSISNPENDSSHVRITIPIKAPCLDPTSHKRKKRQSIKAVVEKIMPEKALASGITMSSEVVNRILSNTEGNKKDPRVPKLSKMMESESPSVGLETGGNAEKVIPGGVSKQRKPPMIMTPPTCTDHSPSRKLPEIQHPKFAAKRRWTCSKPKPTSMLREAVMATSDKLMVEPPSAYPITPSSPLYTNTDSLTVITPVKKKRGRPKKQPLLTVETIHEGTSTSPVSPISREFPGTKKRKRRRSLAKLAQLVPGEDKPMSEMKFHKKVGKLGVLDKKTIKTINKMKTLKRKNILNQILSCSSSIALKAKAPPETSPGAAAIESKLGKQINVSKRGTIYIGKKRGRKPRAELPPPSEEPKTAIKHPRPVPGQPDVPAVPSNFQSLVASSPAAMHPLATQLGGSNGNLSPASTETNFSELKTMPNLQPISALPTKTQKGIHGGAWKLSPPRLMANSPSHLCEIGSLKEITLSPVSESHSEETIPSDSGIGTDNNSTSDQAEKSSESRRRYSFDFCSLDNPETLPSDTSTKTRHGHRQKHLMVDNFLAHESLKKPKHKRKRKSLQNRDDLQFLADLEELITKFQVFRISHRSYTFYHENPYPSIFRINFDHYYPVPYIQYDPLLYLRRTSDLKSKKKRGRPAKTNDTMTKVPFLQGFSYPIPSGSYYAPYGMPYTSMPMMNLGYYSQYPAPLYLSHTLGAASPFMRPTVPPPQFHTSSHVKMSGTAKHKAKHGVHLQGPVAMGLGDIQPSLNPPKAGSTSLSGGRLHKRKHKHKHKHKEDRILGTHDNLSGLFAGKATGFSSHILSERLSSADKELPLVSEKNKHKEKQKHQHSEAGHKASKNNFEVDTLSTLSLSDAQHWTQAKDKGDLSSEPADSCTKRYSGSGGDGGSTRPESLDVFSDMNPSNDKWDSDMSGSKRRSYEGFGTYREKDIQAFKMNRKERSSYDSSLSPGMPSPHLKVDQTAPHSKNEGSASTMMTRKKPATVDSVAIPPSPVLSLLAASAATSDAASSSLKKRFKRREIEAIQCEVRKMCNYTKILSTKKNLDHVNKILKAKRLQRQSKTGNNFVKKRRGRPRKQPTQFDEDSRDQMPVLEKCIDLPSKRGQKPSLSPLALEPAAAQDTIMATIEAVIHMAREAPPLPPPPPPLPPPPPPPPPPPPLPKAPRGGGKRKHKPPPAAQPPQQPPPQPPLPAEDEVKAKRQRKSRGSESEGLP